The region TTTAGCTCTTTTTCAATTTGTTTTAGTGTGTCAAGGTCTGACATGGCTTGTGCCTCTTGAATCAATTTTCAAAAAAACATAACAAACCAACACTTCAAAAACAAGAAGTTTGTAAATTAGTTAAAAGTGAAATTGGGAGACTGACTAAGTCTAATTCTGAAGCTCTTTGTAGACTTTTAACTTCTTATAATCCGTGCCAATGATCACGGTGACCATGAGCTGCACGGAATCTTCAAGCTGGGGGGCCACTTGATTCTTATTGACGCCAAGCTCTTTGGCCACTTTTTTGGCGTATTTGCTCTCCAGGGAAACGCGGTCTAAAACTAACGTTTGCTCCAGGTCCCAGCCGCCTCCGTAATTGCCAATGTCTACAACATCAAAGTTTTTATTGCGCAGATACTGGGTTATCTCGTTGGCCAGACCCTGCACGCCGCAGCCGTTCAAAACTTGTACGGTAATGACTTGGGGCGGTGGTTCAACGGTGAGCGGGGTTTCACCCTCGGAGGCAAAAAAATTTGAAATCAGAGAAAAGATAAGAGTGATGTTGATGAGACTGAGTCCCCAAATCGCGGTGGTTAAAAAGCGCTCTTTGAGGGTCTTGTTTTGAGACCTTTTGTAGGGTCGTCGGGGTGAACTTTTACTTCTACTGTTTTTACGAACGGCACGTCGTCTTCTTGCCATTCTCCTCCTCTCCTTAAAAAAAAGACCGAGCTGAAAAACAGTCTCGGTCTGTTAAAATGCTGCGGTTTTAAATCATATGCTTATTTGAATTTTGACTCGTTTTCTTTGTCTAAAGGCGAACTGAATTGATTGAACCGGCTTCTGTTGGTGTAGGGCGAATTGTAGTAGGGCGAATAAAAACTGTTCGGCTGCTGGCTGAATTCCAATTGTATTTTGAAATTATCCGAGGGCTTATATTCAAACCCTGCTCCGGAAATGAAAGCCTGGCTTTGGCTCTGGAATTCATTTTGCCCAAACGGCTGGTGTTGAATGCCGAATTGGAAGTACATTTTAATTGGATTTGAGAGCTGGTACATCATGGTGTTTAAATAAAGCCCTTGATTGTAACTTTGGCCGCCAAATGAAGTGAAGGATAAAGAGTAGCTGTGACTCATTGAAAATTTGTTTGGATCGAGACCGATCAAGCCGACCAGGGTTTTGGGCTTGGTCA is a window of candidate division KSB1 bacterium DNA encoding:
- a CDS encoding LytR C-terminal domain-containing protein; protein product: MARRRRAVRKNSRSKSSPRRPYKRSQNKTLKERFLTTAIWGLSLINITLIFSLISNFFASEGETPLTVEPPPQVITVQVLNGCGVQGLANEITQYLRNKNFDVVDIGNYGGGWDLEQTLVLDRVSLESKYAKKVAKELGVNKNQVAPQLEDSVQLMVTVIIGTDYKKLKVYKELQN